In the Aromatoleum bremense genome, one interval contains:
- a CDS encoding U32 family peptidase, with the protein MKLALGPLLYYWPRQATLDFYAQVADSPADVVYVGETVCSRRHELRLDDWLEVAAMLRAAGKEVVLSSQSLIESESDLKALRRIVAQADFRVEANDMSAVHLLTGAGRRDWIAGPTLNIFNPHTLALLAESGATRWVAPPEMSGAVLAELLASGAPQIKTEVLAWGRLPLAHSARCFTARHFNLQKDTCEFRCLGMSDGLVLRTREGEPFLTLNGVQTQSARVHNLLADLSSVRRSAQVVRVSPQGEHTIRVLQLFRESADERLAPQEAFRRSAECMVEAPCNGFWHGRPGVEQYVPS; encoded by the coding sequence ATGAAACTCGCTCTCGGCCCCCTCCTTTATTACTGGCCACGCCAGGCGACGCTCGACTTCTATGCGCAGGTCGCCGACAGCCCAGCCGACGTCGTCTATGTCGGCGAGACCGTGTGCTCGCGCCGCCACGAGCTGCGCCTCGACGACTGGCTCGAGGTCGCCGCGATGCTGCGGGCGGCCGGCAAGGAAGTCGTGCTGTCGTCGCAGTCGCTGATCGAATCCGAATCCGATCTCAAGGCATTGCGCCGCATCGTCGCCCAGGCCGATTTCCGCGTCGAGGCGAACGACATGTCGGCCGTGCACCTGCTGACAGGCGCCGGCCGACGCGACTGGATCGCCGGGCCGACGCTGAACATCTTCAATCCGCACACGCTTGCGCTGCTGGCCGAGTCGGGCGCGACGCGCTGGGTCGCGCCGCCGGAGATGTCGGGCGCGGTGCTCGCCGAGCTGCTCGCGTCGGGCGCGCCGCAGATCAAGACCGAGGTGCTCGCGTGGGGCCGGCTGCCGCTCGCGCATTCGGCGCGCTGCTTCACCGCGCGCCACTTCAACCTGCAGAAGGACACCTGCGAATTCCGCTGCCTCGGCATGAGCGACGGCCTGGTGCTGCGCACGCGCGAAGGCGAACCTTTCCTGACGCTCAACGGCGTGCAGACGCAATCGGCGCGCGTGCATAACCTGCTCGCCGACCTGTCGTCGGTGCGGCGTTCGGCGCAGGTCGTGCGGGTGAGTCCGCAGGGCGAGCATACGATCCGGGTGCTGCAACTGTTCCGCGAATCCGCCGACGAGCGGCTCGCCCCGCAGGAAGCTTTCCGCCGCAGCGCCGAATGCATGGTCGAGGCGCCGTGCAACGGTTTCTGGCACGGCCGCCCGGGTGTGGAACAATACGTTCCATCCTGA
- a CDS encoding glutathione S-transferase, producing MKLFASLTSPYARKIRIILAEKGLPFELVVDSPWEVNTRIPSVNPLGKVPALLTDGGEVLFDSPVIAGYLETLNVSPHLLPHEPIEAVRVRQIEALADGITDAAVAMVLESRRPEAKRSDDEIAHQTGKIGRALDELERRATGRHWLHGDSLSLGDIAVGAALAYLDLRHPDYDWRAGHPALAALAARLFARPSFTDTKPPVG from the coding sequence ATGAAGCTTTTCGCCTCGCTCACCAGCCCGTACGCGCGCAAGATCCGCATCATCCTCGCCGAAAAAGGGCTGCCGTTCGAGCTCGTCGTCGATTCGCCGTGGGAAGTGAACACGCGCATCCCTTCCGTGAACCCGCTCGGCAAGGTGCCGGCGCTGCTCACCGACGGCGGCGAAGTGCTCTTCGATTCCCCCGTCATCGCCGGCTACCTCGAAACCCTCAACGTTTCCCCGCACCTGCTGCCGCACGAACCGATCGAGGCGGTGCGGGTGCGGCAGATCGAGGCGCTCGCCGACGGCATCACCGATGCGGCCGTCGCGATGGTGCTCGAGTCGCGCCGCCCCGAGGCGAAGCGCAGCGACGACGAGATCGCGCACCAGACGGGCAAGATCGGCCGGGCGCTGGACGAGCTCGAGCGGCGCGCGACCGGTCGTCACTGGCTGCACGGCGACAGCCTGAGCCTCGGCGACATTGCGGTCGGCGCCGCGCTCGCCTACCTCGACCTGCGCCATCCGGACTACGACTGGCGCGCCGGGCACCCCGCGCTCGCGGCACTGGCCGCACGCCTGTTCGCCCGCCCGAGCTTCACCGACACCAAGCCGCCGGTAGGATGA
- the hcrB gene encoding 4-hydroxybenzoyl-CoA reductase subunit beta, with protein sequence MGALSDFSVLRPVSAADAVRLRGEHPASRFIAGGTDLVPNMRRGLVDADVVIDLGNVGEMRELQRSGDTLRIGAGVTLATLAADPTVGAHLPALAQAALCVAGPTHRTAATLGGNLCLETRCQYFNQSESWRQGNNYCMKLAGDICRVAPKSSRCYAAFSGDVAPALLALGAEVELLGPQGIRRLPLAELYVDDGMRWLALGADELLFAVTVPLVAGRLSGYEKLRVRGAIDFPLAGVAVALRRDGDAIGELRIACTGVSSRPEFVGGLDTLAGQPLDDAALEVIERQIKRAIQPMETTLVSVPYRRRATPVLAKRLVRRLWDEAKRR encoded by the coding sequence ATGGGCGCGCTGTCCGATTTCAGTGTATTGCGTCCGGTGAGCGCCGCCGACGCGGTCCGCCTGCGCGGCGAACATCCGGCGAGCCGCTTCATCGCCGGCGGCACCGACCTCGTGCCGAACATGCGCCGCGGACTCGTCGACGCCGACGTCGTCATCGACCTCGGCAACGTCGGGGAGATGCGCGAACTGCAGCGCAGCGGCGACACGCTGCGCATCGGCGCCGGCGTCACGCTCGCGACGCTCGCCGCCGACCCCACAGTGGGCGCCCATCTGCCGGCCCTCGCACAGGCCGCGCTCTGCGTCGCCGGCCCAACGCACCGCACCGCGGCGACGCTCGGCGGCAACCTGTGCCTCGAAACGCGCTGCCAGTACTTCAACCAGAGCGAGAGCTGGCGCCAGGGCAACAACTACTGCATGAAGCTCGCTGGCGACATCTGCCGCGTCGCACCGAAATCGAGCCGCTGCTATGCGGCCTTCAGCGGCGATGTCGCGCCCGCGCTGCTCGCGCTCGGCGCCGAGGTCGAGCTCCTCGGCCCGCAAGGGATCCGGCGCCTGCCGCTCGCCGAACTCTACGTCGACGACGGCATGCGCTGGCTCGCGCTGGGAGCCGACGAGTTGCTGTTCGCCGTCACGGTGCCGCTCGTCGCCGGCCGGCTCAGCGGCTACGAAAAGCTGCGCGTGCGCGGCGCGATCGACTTCCCGCTCGCCGGCGTCGCGGTGGCGTTGCGGCGCGACGGCGACGCGATCGGCGAGCTGCGCATCGCCTGCACCGGCGTGTCGTCGCGGCCCGAATTCGTCGGCGGCCTCGACACGCTCGCCGGGCAGCCGCTCGACGACGCGGCGCTCGAGGTCATCGAGCGCCAGATCAAGCGTGCGATCCAGCCGATGGAGACGACGCTCGTCAGCGTGCCCTACCGCCGCCGCGCGACGCCGGTGCTCGCGAAGCGCCTCGTGCGTAGGCTGTGGGACGAAGCGAAGCGACGCTGA
- the ubiT gene encoding ubiquinone anaerobic biosynthesis accessory factor UbiT, translated as MTTLRLPAFTLPAPLARLAARLPQRPPTFALTTALNLALGRILPRENLEPLSGRHLRIKVRDAGLTLDFTLDARGFRPLSGRGTPDLTLTANVRDYLALALREEDADTLFFGRRLLTEGDTDLGLLVKNTLDAVDWDALQKEYAPANVLRRLNPLTRHRCADSRLTTTV; from the coding sequence ATGACCACGCTTCGCCTCCCGGCCTTCACGCTGCCCGCGCCGCTCGCGCGCCTTGCCGCGCGCCTGCCGCAGCGCCCGCCGACGTTCGCACTGACCACCGCGCTGAACCTCGCGCTCGGGCGCATCCTGCCGCGCGAGAACCTCGAACCGCTGAGCGGCCGGCACCTGCGCATCAAGGTCCGCGACGCCGGGCTGACGCTCGACTTCACGCTCGACGCGCGCGGCTTTCGTCCGCTGTCCGGTCGCGGCACGCCCGACCTCACGCTGACCGCGAACGTCCGCGACTACCTTGCGCTCGCGCTGCGCGAGGAAGATGCCGATACGCTGTTCTTCGGCCGCCGGCTGCTGACCGAAGGCGACACAGACCTCGGCCTGCTGGTGAAGAACACACTCGACGCCGTGGACTGGGACGCGCTGCAGAAGGAATATGCGCCAGCCAACGTGCTGCGCCGGCTCAACCCCCTCACCCGCCACCGCTGCGCGGACAGCCGCCTGACGACCACCGTTTGA
- the ubiU gene encoding ubiquinone anaerobic biosynthesis protein UbiU: MTSNSRIELVCPAGSLPALKTAVDHGADCVYLGFKDATNARNFTGLNFDANAMREGVRYAHDRRRKVLLALNTYPQAGNWSAWTAAIDRAADLGIDAVILADPGLMAYAQKTHPALRLHLSVQGSATSYEAINFYAERFGIQRAVLPRVLSLPQVEQVIANTAVEIEVFGFGGLCVMVEGRCALSAYATGESPNCNGACSPGKHVRWEQTPSGMETRLNGILIDRFGDGERAGYPTLCKGRFDVGGETYYAIEEPTSLNTLELLPDLARAGIRAIKIEGRQRSPAYVAQVTRVWREALDRVMRDIDGFRVQPAWIAELDKVSEGRSHTLGAYYRPWK, translated from the coding sequence ATGACCTCCAATTCCAGAATAGAACTCGTCTGCCCGGCAGGAAGCCTGCCGGCGCTGAAGACGGCCGTCGACCACGGCGCCGATTGCGTCTATCTCGGCTTCAAGGACGCGACCAACGCGCGCAACTTCACGGGGCTCAATTTCGACGCCAACGCGATGCGCGAAGGCGTGCGCTACGCCCATGATCGCCGCCGCAAGGTGCTGCTCGCGCTCAATACCTATCCGCAGGCAGGCAACTGGTCGGCCTGGACCGCGGCGATCGACCGCGCCGCCGACCTCGGCATCGACGCGGTGATCCTCGCCGACCCGGGCCTGATGGCCTATGCGCAGAAGACGCACCCGGCACTGCGCCTGCACCTGTCGGTGCAAGGCTCGGCGACGAGCTACGAGGCGATCAACTTCTACGCCGAACGCTTCGGCATCCAGCGCGCGGTGTTGCCGCGGGTGCTGTCGCTGCCGCAGGTCGAGCAGGTGATCGCGAACACCGCGGTCGAGATCGAAGTGTTCGGCTTCGGCGGCCTGTGCGTGATGGTCGAGGGGCGCTGCGCGCTGTCCGCGTACGCGACGGGCGAATCGCCGAACTGCAACGGCGCGTGCTCGCCGGGCAAGCACGTGCGCTGGGAACAGACGCCGAGCGGGATGGAGACGCGGCTCAACGGCATCCTCATCGACCGCTTCGGTGACGGCGAACGCGCCGGCTACCCGACGCTGTGCAAGGGCCGCTTCGACGTGGGCGGCGAGACCTACTACGCGATCGAGGAACCGACCAGCCTCAACACGCTGGAGCTGCTCCCCGACCTCGCCCGCGCCGGCATTCGCGCGATCAAGATCGAAGGCCGCCAGAGGAGCCCGGCCTACGTCGCGCAGGTCACGCGCGTGTGGCGCGAGGCGCTCGACCGCGTGATGCGCGACATTGACGGCTTCCGCGTCCAGCCGGCCTGGATCGCCGAGCTCGACAAAGTCTCCGAAGGCCGCAGCCATACGCTCGGCGCGTACTACCGGCCGTGGAAATGA
- a CDS encoding alpha/beta hydrolase has protein sequence MSRPQASESVLLRGPDGAIEALIDVPGTIRGIALVCHPHPLFGGANTNKIAHTLARSLRELGYATIRPNFRGVGKSEGAHDHGDAETEDMLSVIAWAQSRWGSLPIALGGFSFGAFVQTRVAKRLADSLTPAERIVLVGTATGEVRGARSYTTEAVPKDTLVIHGAEDENVALANVLDWARPQELPIVVVPGADHFFHGKLHLIRDIIARAWAPR, from the coding sequence ATGAGCCGGCCGCAGGCGAGCGAAAGCGTGCTGCTGCGCGGCCCGGACGGCGCGATCGAGGCGCTGATCGACGTCCCCGGGACGATCCGCGGCATCGCGCTGGTGTGCCATCCGCACCCGCTGTTCGGCGGCGCGAACACGAACAAGATCGCCCACACGCTCGCCCGCAGCCTGCGCGAACTCGGCTACGCCACGATCCGGCCGAACTTCCGCGGCGTCGGCAAGAGCGAGGGCGCGCACGACCATGGCGACGCCGAGACCGAGGACATGCTGTCGGTGATCGCGTGGGCGCAATCGCGCTGGGGCAGCCTGCCGATCGCGCTGGGCGGATTCTCGTTCGGCGCCTTCGTCCAGACGCGGGTCGCGAAACGGCTCGCCGACAGCCTGACGCCGGCCGAGCGCATCGTGCTGGTCGGCACCGCGACCGGCGAAGTGCGCGGTGCGCGCAGCTACACCACCGAAGCGGTGCCGAAGGATACGCTGGTGATCCACGGCGCCGAGGACGAGAACGTCGCGCTGGCGAACGTGCTCGACTGGGCGCGACCGCAGGAACTGCCGATCGTCGTCGTCCCGGGCGCCGACCATTTCTTCCACGGCAAGCTGCATCTGATCCGCGACATCATCGCGCGCGCCTGGGCGCCGCGCTGA
- a CDS encoding substrate-binding domain-containing protein, whose product MAHLLRPLLTAFACVLGLAAAHAGDRFIIVSSTTSTEQSGLFGHILPAFEQQSGIEVRVVALGTGQALDTARRGDADVVFVHDRAAEEKFVAEGHGVGRRDVMYNDFVLVGPKSDPAKVAGGRDIVAALKKIEAAQAPFVSRGDKSGTHAAELRLWKLAGIDIEQAKGPWYRDSGSGMGPALNMAASLGAYLLADRGTWLSFRNRQDLAIVVEGDQRLFNQYGVILVNPAKHPHVKRELGQQFIDWIVSPAGQQAIAAYRIGGEQLFFPNAAR is encoded by the coding sequence ATGGCACATCTGCTTCGCCCCCTGCTGACCGCCTTCGCCTGCGTGCTCGGCCTCGCCGCCGCGCACGCCGGCGACAGGTTCATCATCGTCTCGTCGACGACCTCGACCGAGCAGTCCGGCCTGTTCGGCCACATCCTGCCGGCGTTCGAGCAGCAGTCCGGCATCGAGGTGCGCGTCGTCGCGCTCGGCACCGGCCAGGCGCTCGATACCGCGCGGCGCGGCGACGCGGACGTGGTATTCGTGCATGACCGCGCAGCCGAAGAGAAATTCGTCGCCGAAGGCCACGGCGTCGGGCGCCGCGACGTCATGTACAACGACTTCGTCCTCGTCGGACCAAAGAGCGATCCGGCGAAGGTCGCCGGCGGGCGCGACATCGTCGCGGCGCTGAAGAAGATCGAGGCGGCGCAGGCACCGTTCGTGTCGCGCGGCGACAAGAGCGGCACGCACGCGGCCGAACTGCGGCTGTGGAAGCTCGCCGGCATCGACATCGAGCAGGCGAAGGGGCCGTGGTACCGCGACTCGGGCTCGGGCATGGGGCCGGCGCTGAACATGGCGGCGTCGCTCGGCGCCTACCTCCTCGCCGACCGCGGCACGTGGCTGTCGTTCAGGAACCGCCAGGACCTGGCGATCGTCGTCGAAGGCGACCAGCGGCTGTTCAACCAGTACGGTGTGATCCTCGTGAATCCCGCGAAGCACCCGCACGTCAAGCGCGAACTTGGCCAGCAGTTCATCGACTGGATCGTCTCCCCGGCGGGCCAACAGGCGATCGCCGCCTACAGGATCGGCGGCGAGCAGTTGTTCTTCCCGAACGCGGCACGGTAG
- a CDS encoding substrate-binding domain-containing protein, with the protein MSVKLEYRFVAGVAEAPPAAALQLQNPLLAMLDAIRVQGSIGKAATQLGLSYRHLWGELKKHEAIFGQALLASGQGRAARLSAFGERLLWAEKRILARLLPQAESLAGQLDRELLLAVDPGLALLPACASHDLLFGVLRDALLGGARVLLDVEYVGSTRALERLNAGACTVAGIHLPLDDERLCRRGSRIHLALGCELRLGVHKLIRFARREQGLIVAPGNPLGLVSLNDLARPGVVFVNRLRGCGTRLMFDELLARANVPPAAVAGYDTEEPTHLSVAANVAAGSASCGFGLRAAAARFGLDFVPLAHEQYFLVCLKDALDTAAMEAVIGVLRSADFRRLAGAVPGYDAEAAGEIVSLRRTLPWYK; encoded by the coding sequence ATGAGCGTGAAACTCGAATACCGTTTCGTCGCCGGGGTGGCCGAGGCGCCGCCAGCAGCGGCACTGCAGCTGCAGAATCCGCTGCTGGCGATGCTCGACGCGATCCGTGTGCAAGGATCGATCGGCAAGGCGGCGACGCAGCTCGGGCTGTCGTACCGCCATCTGTGGGGCGAGCTGAAGAAGCACGAGGCGATTTTCGGCCAGGCGCTGCTCGCCAGCGGCCAGGGCCGGGCGGCGCGGCTGTCGGCGTTCGGCGAACGCCTGCTGTGGGCGGAAAAGCGCATCCTCGCGCGCCTGCTGCCGCAGGCGGAGAGCCTCGCCGGCCAGCTCGACCGCGAACTGTTGCTGGCCGTCGATCCGGGGCTGGCGCTGCTGCCGGCCTGTGCGAGCCACGATCTGCTGTTCGGCGTGCTGCGGGACGCGCTGCTGGGCGGCGCGCGCGTGCTGCTCGATGTCGAATACGTCGGCAGCACGCGCGCGCTCGAACGCCTCAATGCCGGTGCCTGCACCGTGGCGGGCATCCACCTGCCGCTCGATGACGAACGGCTGTGCCGGCGCGGCTCGCGGATCCACCTCGCCCTCGGGTGCGAACTGCGGCTCGGCGTGCACAAGCTGATCCGCTTCGCCCGCCGCGAACAGGGGCTGATCGTCGCGCCCGGCAACCCGCTCGGGCTGGTCTCGCTGAACGACCTCGCGAGACCCGGCGTGGTGTTCGTCAATCGCCTGCGGGGTTGCGGCACGCGGCTGATGTTCGACGAACTGCTCGCGCGCGCGAACGTGCCGCCAGCGGCGGTGGCCGGCTACGACACCGAGGAGCCCACCCATCTGTCGGTCGCGGCGAACGTCGCCGCCGGCAGCGCGAGCTGCGGCTTCGGCCTGCGCGCCGCGGCCGCGCGCTTCGGCCTCGATTTTGTCCCGCTCGCGCACGAGCAGTATTTCCTCGTCTGCCTCAAGGATGCGCTGGACACGGCGGCAATGGAGGCGGTCATCGGCGTGTTGCGCAGCGCAGATTTTCGGCGGCTGGCCGGGGCGGTGCCGGGCTACGATGCCGAAGCCGCAGGCGAGATCGTGTCGCTGCGGCGCACGCTGCCCTGGTACAAGTAG
- a CDS encoding VanZ family protein: MPAARAVPTLPRHLAFAYGLLIVYACLHPLAGWKPTGLPPLDFLFAPWPKYFRYADLALNLLGFVPFGFVLAPALPERLGRAGAVVVATLIAGVLSFSMEVTQNFLPTRVSSNIDLGFNVLGGLIGALAGARWGHALFDERGWLHRWRSERIIPGHSGDLGLMLLGLWLLAQLMPDSLLFGSGDLRQLLGLPTPLHFDPERFILLESVVVAVSIVAVGLFCRCMMQAASPLPVALLLLLGLAAKTVATASFFAPGAALVWLTPGTTRGLLYGVPLLAAALLLPRLHQHALAGVTMLAATTLTNLLPDNPYFMLGLASLPQGNFLNFHGLTRLTANLWPFLALAYLSAIGLWRGEHLAGR, encoded by the coding sequence ATGCCCGCCGCGCGCGCCGTTCCCACCCTGCCGCGCCACCTCGCCTTCGCGTACGGACTGCTGATCGTCTACGCCTGCCTGCACCCGCTCGCCGGGTGGAAGCCGACGGGCCTGCCACCGCTGGACTTCCTGTTCGCGCCGTGGCCGAAGTATTTCCGCTACGCCGATCTCGCGCTCAACCTGCTCGGCTTCGTGCCGTTCGGCTTCGTGCTCGCGCCGGCGCTCCCCGAGCGCCTCGGGCGCGCCGGCGCAGTCGTGGTCGCGACGCTGATCGCCGGCGTGCTGAGCTTCTCGATGGAAGTCACGCAGAATTTCCTGCCGACCCGCGTGTCGTCGAACATCGACCTCGGGTTCAACGTCCTCGGCGGCCTGATCGGCGCGCTCGCCGGCGCGCGCTGGGGCCATGCGCTGTTCGACGAGCGCGGCTGGCTGCACCGCTGGCGCTCCGAACGCATCATTCCCGGCCACTCGGGCGACCTCGGCCTGATGCTGCTGGGCCTGTGGCTGCTCGCGCAGCTGATGCCCGACAGCCTGCTGTTCGGCAGCGGCGACCTGCGCCAGCTGCTCGGCCTGCCGACGCCCCTGCATTTCGATCCCGAACGCTTCATCCTGCTCGAATCGGTCGTCGTCGCCGTGAGCATCGTCGCCGTCGGCCTTTTCTGCCGCTGCATGATGCAGGCGGCCAGTCCGCTGCCGGTTGCGCTGCTGTTGCTGCTCGGGCTTGCCGCGAAGACCGTCGCGACCGCGTCGTTCTTCGCCCCCGGCGCGGCGCTGGTGTGGCTCACGCCCGGCACCACGCGCGGGCTGCTGTACGGCGTGCCGCTGCTGGCGGCGGCGCTGCTGCTGCCGCGCCTGCACCAGCACGCGCTCGCGGGCGTGACGATGCTGGCGGCCACGACGCTGACGAACCTGCTCCCCGACAACCCGTATTTCATGCTCGGGCTGGCGTCGCTGCCGCAGGGAAATTTCCTCAACTTCCACGGTCTGACCCGGCTCACGGCGAACCTGTGGCCGTTTCTCGCGCTGGCCTACCTGTCCGCGATCGGCCTGTGGCGCGGCGAACACCTGGCCGGGCGCTGA
- a CDS encoding ATP-binding cassette domain-containing protein, producing MQADRPLTLASRSPASPLSIRGLRKRYGDTEVVAGIDLELRRGECFTLLGPNGAGKTTTLRCALGLTAPSAGEIRLAGLPVPARAREARMRVGIVPQQDSLDPDFTCAENLIVYGRYFGLDEATIRARIPELLAFAGLEGKRDARIQALSGGMKRRLTLARALVNRPDLLILDEPTTGLDPQARHLIWERLKHLSRAGTTILLTTHFMDEAERLADRLAILDAGRMLTEGSPRDVIAAQIEPQVVEVYGDWNGGGAAGGAEAWAARHAAAFARRFEVSGETAFCYVEDAAPLLAHLSAQSGLRYLHRPANLEDVFLKLTGRELRD from the coding sequence GTGCAGGCGGATCGTCCCCTGACGCTCGCGAGCCGGTCGCCGGCCTCCCCGCTGTCGATCCGCGGCCTGCGCAAGCGCTACGGCGACACCGAGGTGGTCGCCGGCATCGACCTCGAGCTGCGACGCGGCGAGTGCTTCACGCTGCTCGGCCCGAACGGCGCCGGCAAGACGACGACGCTGCGCTGCGCGCTCGGGCTCACCGCGCCGTCCGCCGGCGAGATCCGACTCGCCGGCCTGCCGGTGCCGGCGCGCGCGCGGGAAGCGCGCATGCGCGTCGGCATCGTGCCGCAGCAGGACAGCCTCGACCCCGATTTCACGTGCGCCGAGAACCTGATCGTCTACGGCCGCTATTTCGGCCTCGACGAGGCGACGATCCGCGCGCGCATCCCGGAGCTGCTCGCGTTCGCCGGCCTCGAGGGCAAGCGCGACGCGCGCATCCAGGCGCTGTCGGGCGGCATGAAGCGGCGCCTGACGCTCGCCCGCGCGCTGGTCAACCGCCCCGACCTGCTGATCCTCGACGAGCCGACCACCGGCCTCGATCCGCAGGCGCGCCACCTGATCTGGGAACGCCTCAAGCACCTGAGCCGCGCCGGCACGACGATCCTGCTGACGACCCATTTCATGGACGAGGCCGAGCGCCTCGCCGACCGCCTCGCGATTCTCGACGCCGGACGCATGCTGACCGAAGGCAGCCCACGCGATGTCATCGCCGCGCAGATCGAGCCGCAGGTCGTCGAGGTCTACGGCGACTGGAACGGCGGCGGTGCCGCGGGCGGCGCCGAAGCCTGGGCCGCGCGGCATGCGGCGGCGTTCGCGCGGCGCTTCGAAGTCAGCGGCGAGACCGCCTTCTGCTACGTCGAGGACGCGGCGCCGCTGCTCGCACACCTGTCCGCGCAGAGCGGCCTGCGTTACCTGCACCGCCCGGCGAACCTAGAAGACGTGTTCCTCAAGCTCACCGGGCGCGAGCTCAGGGACTGA
- a CDS encoding (2Fe-2S) ferredoxin domain-containing protein, giving the protein MSYFKHHVFFCCNQREPGDTCCNNHNATGMQTYAKDRIAALGLKGRGKIRINKAGCLDRCDEGPVLVVYPDNVWYTYIDKEDIDEIIDEHLVHGRIVTRLRLPDAA; this is encoded by the coding sequence ATGAGTTACTTCAAGCACCACGTTTTCTTCTGCTGCAACCAGCGCGAACCCGGCGACACCTGCTGCAACAACCACAACGCCACCGGGATGCAGACGTATGCGAAAGACCGCATCGCGGCGCTCGGCCTCAAGGGCCGCGGCAAGATCCGCATCAACAAGGCCGGCTGTCTCGACCGCTGCGACGAAGGCCCGGTGCTCGTCGTGTACCCCGACAACGTCTGGTACACGTATATCGACAAGGAAGACATCGACGAGATCATCGACGAGCATCTCGTCCATGGCCGCATCGTGACCCGCCTGCGCCTGCCGGACGCCGCATGA